A section of the Subtercola frigoramans genome encodes:
- a CDS encoding carbon-nitrogen hydrolase family protein, whose protein sequence is MNVAAPSGVESNLAVTVGVAVAQFAPGADGAANLEEMGMLVTVAVARGAELVVFPEYSSHFSSPLGPNALAAAQSLDGPFVNGLRDLALRSGVHVVAGIVESGDDNHYYNTLVAVDPSGELVARYRKVHLYDAFGQHESEWMRAGAIEHPETFVVGDFTVGLQTCYDLRFPESTRWLVDAGVDLVLVPAEWVPGPAKERHWTTLLEARAIENTVYVAAADHTVPGGVGLSMVMDPTGVPVAMLGAEAGVAVAFISRARLEQVRRVNPALDLRRFAVTPRHVTEG, encoded by the coding sequence GTGAACGTCGCTGCCCCTTCCGGCGTCGAGTCGAACCTCGCTGTCACGGTGGGCGTTGCGGTGGCGCAGTTCGCGCCGGGTGCCGACGGGGCGGCGAATCTCGAAGAAATGGGCATGCTGGTGACAGTTGCGGTCGCCCGTGGAGCGGAGCTCGTCGTGTTCCCCGAGTACTCGTCCCACTTCTCGTCCCCGCTGGGGCCCAATGCCCTCGCCGCCGCGCAGTCGCTCGACGGGCCGTTCGTGAACGGACTCCGTGACCTGGCGCTGCGATCGGGGGTACATGTGGTCGCCGGCATCGTCGAGAGTGGTGATGACAATCACTACTACAACACCCTCGTGGCTGTCGATCCATCGGGCGAGCTTGTCGCGCGCTATCGCAAAGTGCACCTCTACGACGCCTTCGGCCAGCACGAGAGCGAGTGGATGCGCGCGGGCGCCATCGAGCATCCGGAGACCTTTGTCGTCGGTGACTTCACTGTAGGTCTGCAGACGTGTTACGACCTCAGGTTTCCCGAGTCGACGAGATGGCTGGTGGACGCCGGGGTGGACCTGGTGCTGGTGCCGGCCGAGTGGGTGCCCGGCCCGGCGAAGGAGCGGCACTGGACGACACTGCTCGAAGCACGCGCAATCGAGAACACGGTGTACGTCGCTGCCGCAGACCACACGGTTCCTGGCGGAGTGGGACTGAGCATGGTCATGGATCCGACCGGAGTGCCCGTTGCGATGCTCGGAGCGGAGGCGGGGGTCGCCGTGGCCTTCATTTCACGGGCGCGTCTCGAACAGGTGAGGCGGGTGAACCCGGCCCTGGATCTGAGACGGTTCGCCGTTACGCCCAGGCACGTGACGGAGGGCTAG
- a CDS encoding pyridoxal phosphate-dependent aminotransferase, whose amino-acid sequence MSISGPWQRTAEGAGLLSADGAIQATIFAEMSALAQATGAINLGQGFPDEDGPAEVLDTARRAISQGQNQYPPGRGIAELRHAIAEHQKRFYGLELDAETEVLVTAGATEALAATILSLVDDGDEVVTLEPFYDAYGALISLSRGEHRTVPLRLPDFQPDHDDLRRSVTDRTRIILINNPHNPTGSVLSRETLELIVELAHEHDALIVTDEVYEHLIFNGPHLPIATLAGARERTITISSGGKTFNTTGWKIGWITAPAKLITAILTVKQFLTYVNGAPFQPAIAVGLALPDEFFAGIAADLRSKRDVLSSGLVKAGFEVFDSHGTYFVVADARPLRYDDAVQLCRDLPELAGVVAVPISAFCHDELAAEYSSLVRFAFCKKIEVLERAAAQLGRLSRER is encoded by the coding sequence ATGTCGATCAGCGGTCCCTGGCAGCGCACAGCAGAAGGTGCTGGCCTCCTGTCAGCGGACGGAGCAATCCAGGCGACGATCTTCGCGGAGATGAGCGCCCTCGCCCAGGCAACGGGGGCCATCAACCTCGGGCAGGGCTTTCCCGACGAAGACGGCCCCGCCGAAGTTCTCGATACGGCGCGCCGGGCCATCTCCCAAGGCCAGAACCAGTACCCACCAGGGCGAGGCATCGCGGAACTCCGACACGCGATAGCTGAACACCAGAAGAGGTTCTACGGGCTCGAGCTCGATGCCGAAACGGAGGTTCTCGTCACTGCAGGTGCCACGGAGGCACTTGCGGCGACCATCCTGAGCCTGGTCGACGATGGCGACGAGGTCGTCACGCTCGAGCCGTTCTACGACGCCTACGGCGCCCTCATCTCACTCAGCCGCGGCGAGCACCGAACGGTGCCGCTTCGCCTGCCCGACTTTCAACCTGACCACGACGATCTCCGGCGTTCCGTCACCGACCGCACCCGCATCATCCTGATCAACAACCCGCACAACCCGACAGGGTCAGTGCTGAGCCGGGAGACACTCGAGCTCATCGTCGAGCTGGCCCACGAGCACGACGCCCTCATCGTCACCGACGAGGTCTACGAACACCTCATCTTCAACGGGCCACACCTTCCGATCGCCACCCTCGCGGGCGCACGGGAACGCACGATCACGATCTCGTCCGGCGGCAAGACGTTCAACACCACGGGGTGGAAGATCGGCTGGATCACGGCCCCCGCGAAGCTGATCACCGCGATCCTCACCGTGAAGCAGTTTCTGACCTATGTCAATGGCGCGCCGTTCCAACCCGCCATCGCCGTGGGGCTGGCGTTGCCCGATGAATTCTTCGCCGGCATTGCGGCAGATCTCCGCTCAAAGCGTGACGTGCTCTCGAGCGGACTCGTCAAGGCTGGTTTCGAGGTCTTCGACTCCCACGGCACCTACTTCGTCGTCGCAGATGCCAGACCGCTCCGCTATGACGATGCCGTGCAGCTGTGCCGCGACCTGCCCGAACTCGCGGGCGTCGTCGCCGTTCCGATCTCCGCTTTCTGTCACGACGAACTCGCAGCGGAATACTCCTCGCTCGTACGATTCGCCTTCTGCAAGAAGATCGAGGTGCTCGAGCGTGCGGCGGCGCAACTCGGTCGCCTCAGTCGCGAACGGTGA
- a CDS encoding S1C family serine protease — translation MSDSTENDSTENDSTENDSTENDSTENDSTENIHNPGEVAPNADRTPAGTNVTDVLSENTTAVLPADFGAEQPTIPIPPIAPVIPQASEVAPVSMAPASQYGSTAVAGVAAYGSAAPAAPVGGQAPYYPSQPMGTASTAPLPDYGNGAFGQPVGGGPYGPDGRPVAAAPARRRGGAALIAALAIGALIGGASGAGISVWALSQNNAGSTQASSPQTINVNNPGSVNDITAVAVKASPSVVTLSVTDGTTTSGTGSGVVLSSDGYVLTNTHVVTLDGATASPTISVTAADGKIYVGKVVGTDPVADLAVVKLQDASGLTKIEWGDSSKLNVGDTAIAIGAPLGLSGTVTNGIVSSLNRSITVASSAAPKSSGEQATPNPDSTGSPYDFWNFDIPGQGGSQSQAPSTANSTISLAVIQTDAAINPGNSGGALLNSSGQLIGINVAIASASSTSSSSGQSGSIGVGFSIPANFAKRISDEIIATGSATHGLLGASISASTDSSQSVVGALVADVTSGGAAAAAGIQKGDVITAFNGIAVTDATDLTAQVRVLPAGATATVTYLRGDKSNTVEVTLGQLAS, via the coding sequence GTGTCAGACAGCACTGAGAACGACAGCACTGAGAACGACAGCACTGAGAACGACAGCACTGAGAACGACAGCACTGAGAACGACAGCACTGAGAACATCCACAACCCTGGCGAGGTGGCTCCGAATGCCGATCGCACTCCGGCCGGAACCAACGTCACCGACGTTCTCTCCGAGAACACCACGGCCGTGCTTCCAGCCGACTTCGGCGCCGAGCAGCCCACCATTCCGATTCCGCCGATTGCGCCCGTGATTCCGCAGGCTTCCGAAGTCGCGCCCGTGTCGATGGCCCCCGCATCTCAGTACGGTTCGACCGCAGTAGCTGGCGTCGCGGCCTATGGCAGTGCTGCACCTGCCGCTCCTGTTGGCGGCCAGGCTCCGTACTACCCTTCCCAGCCGATGGGCACGGCGTCGACCGCGCCCCTTCCCGACTACGGCAACGGCGCGTTCGGCCAGCCGGTCGGTGGCGGCCCCTACGGCCCAGACGGACGACCCGTCGCCGCGGCTCCGGCACGACGCCGGGGTGGAGCTGCGCTGATCGCTGCGCTCGCCATCGGTGCGCTCATCGGTGGCGCATCCGGTGCGGGCATCAGCGTGTGGGCGCTCAGCCAGAACAACGCGGGTTCAACACAGGCGTCGAGCCCCCAGACGATCAACGTGAACAACCCCGGCAGCGTGAACGACATCACCGCCGTCGCAGTGAAGGCGTCGCCCTCGGTCGTGACACTGTCGGTCACCGACGGTACGACCACCTCGGGCACCGGGTCAGGTGTCGTGCTGTCGTCTGATGGCTACGTGCTCACGAACACCCACGTCGTCACCCTGGATGGTGCAACGGCCAGCCCGACGATCTCCGTCACCGCCGCCGACGGCAAGATCTACGTCGGCAAAGTCGTCGGCACCGACCCCGTAGCCGATCTCGCGGTCGTCAAGCTGCAGGATGCCAGTGGCCTGACCAAGATCGAATGGGGCGACTCCTCCAAGCTCAACGTCGGCGACACCGCGATCGCGATCGGCGCGCCCCTCGGTCTCTCGGGCACCGTGACGAACGGAATCGTGAGTTCGCTGAACCGCAGCATCACTGTGGCCTCGTCAGCTGCCCCGAAGAGTTCTGGTGAACAGGCCACTCCCAACCCCGACAGCACCGGTAGCCCCTACGACTTCTGGAACTTCGACATCCCGGGTCAGGGTGGCTCCCAGTCACAGGCCCCGTCGACGGCGAACAGCACCATCTCCCTTGCCGTCATCCAGACGGATGCCGCGATCAACCCCGGGAACTCCGGCGGGGCACTTCTCAACTCGAGCGGCCAATTGATCGGAATCAACGTGGCGATCGCCAGCGCCAGTTCGACGAGCTCCTCCTCGGGGCAGTCGGGCAGCATCGGCGTCGGCTTCTCGATTCCCGCCAACTTCGCCAAGCGGATCTCCGATGAGATCATTGCCACCGGTTCGGCAACACATGGGCTTCTCGGTGCATCCATCTCGGCGTCGACCGACTCGTCCCAGTCCGTCGTAGGCGCTCTGGTGGCTGACGTCACCAGCGGTGGAGCTGCCGCGGCAGCCGGCATCCAAAAGGGTGATGTCATTACGGCGTTCAACGGCATTGCGGTCACCGATGCGACCGATCTGACCGCCCAGGTCAGAGTGCTTCCGGCGGGCGCGACCGCAACGGTCACCTACCTTCGTGGTGACAAGTCGAACACGGTCGAGGTCACTCTGGGGCAACTGGCCAGCTGA
- a CDS encoding glycosyltransferase yields MIDSTPGPTSPGPSVIPPVTAVLAVRNDAQTVERAVRSIFAQNYPLEVAVVIASAPSTDGTREIVRALASGDPRLSVIETTSASPAVALNEAIAAATSAVLIRVDPRSELPSDYVRVAVEAMARTDAAALVGRTRPVGETPFERAVAKGFRHRLGLADDPLRSPGQAEGPTGQPNDHVLRRRMFIDAGLYSEELRHGQSWEMNSRLRDAGNTVWFTPELVYSYRPPSRPVALTRALFADGLWRGEFFRAFREESALRFRLPVAVVIATIAGFILGAIGLFGIVAGALGAAFVVSVILFALIVAPAAYVVVVLTLAGIVAVREDLRTGAWFALVMPFIHFSWGLGFIAGFLNIEGAADTLIVDFE; encoded by the coding sequence ATGATCGACTCCACACCCGGCCCGACTTCACCTGGCCCGTCTGTGATCCCTCCGGTCACGGCCGTTCTCGCCGTGCGAAATGATGCACAGACCGTCGAGCGTGCAGTCAGGAGCATCTTCGCGCAGAACTATCCGCTCGAAGTCGCAGTGGTGATCGCCTCGGCGCCGAGCACGGACGGCACACGCGAGATCGTTCGAGCTCTCGCTTCTGGCGACCCGCGGTTGAGCGTGATTGAGACGACATCAGCGTCTCCCGCCGTTGCTCTCAACGAAGCCATCGCGGCCGCAACGAGCGCGGTTCTCATCCGGGTCGATCCGCGCAGTGAGCTGCCTTCCGACTATGTGAGGGTGGCGGTCGAAGCAATGGCAAGAACTGATGCCGCGGCGCTCGTCGGTCGAACCCGACCCGTCGGGGAGACGCCGTTCGAACGGGCGGTCGCCAAGGGCTTCCGGCATCGCCTGGGTCTCGCAGACGACCCTCTGCGTTCTCCCGGCCAGGCGGAGGGCCCCACGGGGCAGCCCAATGATCACGTCCTTCGTCGGCGAATGTTCATCGACGCAGGGCTCTACAGCGAGGAACTCAGGCACGGTCAGAGCTGGGAGATGAACTCGAGGCTTCGTGACGCCGGCAACACGGTGTGGTTCACGCCAGAGTTGGTGTATTCGTACAGGCCTCCGTCCAGGCCCGTCGCACTGACCAGAGCTCTCTTCGCTGATGGACTCTGGCGCGGGGAGTTCTTCCGTGCCTTCCGGGAAGAGAGTGCTCTCAGGTTCAGGCTCCCCGTGGCGGTCGTGATCGCGACGATCGCCGGGTTCATTCTCGGTGCTATCGGACTCTTCGGCATCGTCGCAGGGGCACTCGGAGCCGCCTTCGTCGTATCGGTGATTCTCTTCGCACTGATCGTGGCGCCCGCGGCCTACGTGGTCGTCGTGCTGACCCTGGCCGGAATCGTCGCGGTTCGTGAGGACCTTCGCACCGGGGCATGGTTTGCCCTCGTCATGCCGTTCATCCATTTCAGCTGGGGTCTGGGATTCATTGCGGGGTTCCTGAACATCGAGGGTGCGGCAGACACCCTCATCGTGGACTTTGAGTGA